A stretch of the Malus domestica chromosome 08, GDT2T_hap1 genome encodes the following:
- the LOC103410760 gene encoding uncharacterized protein, which yields MCLVFVCDEEERVLSRQPAPGACPYCGGMVQAMDVESNWRFCFLPLYWRTKRKFYCSLCTRKLVVQ from the coding sequence ATGTGTTTGGTGTTCGTGTGTGATGAAGAAGAGAGGGTGCTATCAAGGCAACCGGCACCGGGGGCATGCCCTTACTGTGGAGGAATGGTGCAAGCCATGGATGTTGAGAGCAACTGGAGGTTTTGCTTCCTTCCGCTGTATTGGAGGACCAAGCGCAAGTTCTACTGCAGCTTGTGCACTAGAAAATTGGTCGTGCAATGA
- the LOC103410761 gene encoding F-box protein AFR-like, which yields MLCNYNPSARPSVEHLANSLFDPCILQETQNFRSFLHLGSFILRVCIRMSKMAAPRSSSGSNPGSDQCSNQEISMNKSEPLIPGLPDEVAELCLLYLPYPYQALVRSVSASWNRAITGPSFVLCKKSLSLPLPYLFVLAFNKSTARIQWQALDPRSGRWFVLPPMPCPKAACPPGFACASLPREGTLVVAGGVRSDTECSMETTFVYRTSTNQWLTAAPMRTPRSFFDAGNINGKILAVGGGKDHYGSSITAVDCYDPKKDTWEAYAPLPGGLAKYDSNVVGNKMYVTEGWTWPFMYSPRGVVYDPDDNTWQEMRPGMRDGWTGVSVVVGGRLLVISEYGDCPMKAYDPDKDTWRYVGGDRFPCEALRRPFAASGVEGNIYVVACGLNVGVGRLSECEAELKVEWQLLPAPSAFRGFSPSSCQVLFA from the coding sequence ATGCTCTGCAACTACAATCCTTCAGCTAGACCAAGTGTCGAACACCTTGCAAACTCACTTTTCGATCCATGCATTCTTCaagaaactcaaaattttcgaTCATTTCTTCATCTGGGTAGTTTTATTTTACGTGTTTGTATTCGAATGTCGAAAATGGCGGCTCCGAGATCATCATCTGGATCAAACCCAGGTTCTGATCAGTGTTCTAACCAAGAAATCAGCATGAACAAATCTGAGCCGTTGATTCCCGGATTGCCGGACGAGGTTGCCGAGCTCTGCCTGCTCTATCTTCCCTATCCGTACCAAGCTTTGGTGCGTTCGGTTTCTGCTTCATGGAACAGAGCCATTACAGGCCCTAGCTTTGTTCTTTGCAAGAAGTCTTTGTCTTTGCCTTTGCCTTATCTTTTCGTTTTGGCCTTCAACAAATCAACGGCCAGGATCCAGTGGCAAGCGCTGGACCCACGATCTGGCCGTTGGTTTGTTTTGCCTCCCATGCCGTGTCCCAAGGCCGCTTGCCCGCCGGGGTTTGCTTGTGCTTCCCTGCCACGTGAGGGGACGCTCGTTGTAGCGGGCGGCGTGCGGTCGGACACAGAATGTTCTATGGAAACAACCTTTGTGTATCGAACATCTACAAATCAATGGTTGACAGCCGCTCCAATGCGGACCCCACGGTCATTTTTCGACGCTGGAAATATCAACGGAAAGATCTTGGCCGTCGGAGGCGGCAAGGATCACTATGGCAGCTCGATCACGGCCGTGGACTGTTACGACCCTAAAAAAGACACGTGGGAGGCATATGCCCCTCTGCCTGGTGGACTGGCCAAGTATGATTCCAATGTGGTGGGCAACAAGATGTACGTGACCGAGGGGTGGACGTGGCCGTTTATGTACTCGCCACGTGGCGTGGTCTACGACCCTGACGATAACACGTGGCAAGAGATGAGGCCGGGAATGAGGGACGGGTGGACGGGCGTGAGCGTGGTCGTGGGTGGCAGGCTGTTGGTGATATCGGAGTACGGGGATTGTCCGATGAAGGCGTACGACCCTGATAAGGACACGTGGCGGTACGTGGGTGGGGACAGGTTCCCATGTGAGGCACTGAGACGCCCCTTCGCTGCGAGCGGGGTGGAAGGGAACATATATGTGGTGGCATGCGGGTTGAATGTGGGCGTAGGAAGGCTGTCCGAGTGTGAAGCAGAGCTAAAAGTTGAGTGGCAGCTCCTGCCAGCTCCAAGTGCTTTTAGGGGTTTTTCTCCTTCTAGTTGTCAAGTGCTTTTTGCCTAA
- the LOC139198454 gene encoding pentatricopeptide repeat-containing protein At5g10690-like, whose translation MQTFSASFAVCSSYPLRRRRISTSPPRKPNLRRLTSRVVQLTRRRQLHQIMEEIEVAKERFGKLNTVVMNAVVEACVHCGDIDSALMLFDEMAEPGSCGVDTITYGTILKLFCNEEHQKKKRKREGEKGERRKGAST comes from the exons ATGCAAACCTTCTCGGCCTCCTTCGCCGTCTGTTCTTCCTACCCATTACGACGTCGTCGAATCAGCACCTCCCCTCCCCGCAAACCCAATCTCCGGCGACTCACCTCCCGCGTTGTCCAGCTCACCCGCCGGAGACAGCTTCACCAGATAATGGAGGAGATAGAGGTCGCTAAAGAACGATTCGGGAAGCTGAACACGGTTGTGATGAATGCGGTCGTGGAGGCTTGTGTACATTGCGGCGATATTGACTCTGCACTCATGTTGTTCGACGAAATGGCTGAGCCAGGAAGCTGTGGCGTTGATACTATCACATATGGAACCATCTTAAAG TTGTTCTGCAATGAAGAGCaccaaaagaagaagaggaaaagagaAGGGGAGAAGGGGGAAAGGAGAAAGGGAGCATCAACAtaa